The Streptomyces camelliae genome window below encodes:
- a CDS encoding MDR family MFS transporter — translation MSAARLRRAARETVSGLPREFWWLWTSTLVNRLGAFVATFMALYLTLDRGYSASYAGLVASLHGLGGVVSSLGGGVMADRLGRRPTLLIAQSATAASVALLGFMTDPAAIAAVAFLVGMASNASRPAVQAMMADIVRPEDRLRAFSLNYWAINLGFAVSSMAAGFIAEFSYLAGFLIEAGMTAGCALVVFLKVPESRPALTAKQAEDEVSLKAVLRDGRYMAVVGLSFLVALIFQQGSVGLPVAMGEAGFSPADYGLAIAVNGILIVALQIPVTRFIEHRDPRTLLIVSSVLAGYGFGLTAFAGSVGVFMVTVCVWTLAEIVNAPTQTGLVVRLSPVHGRGRYQGVYTLSWSVAALVAPLMSGAVIDRWGAQWLWGMCAVVGTVAGLGYGVLMRRLPTERPAAERSGARAAGSASTI, via the coding sequence ATGTCCGCCGCCCGTCTCCGACGTGCCGCCCGGGAGACCGTCTCCGGGCTCCCCCGTGAGTTCTGGTGGCTGTGGACCAGCACCCTGGTCAACCGGCTCGGCGCCTTCGTGGCCACCTTCATGGCCCTCTACCTCACCCTCGACCGCGGCTACTCCGCCTCGTACGCCGGTCTCGTCGCCTCGCTGCACGGGCTCGGCGGGGTCGTCTCCTCGCTGGGCGGCGGGGTGATGGCCGACCGGCTGGGCAGGCGGCCGACCCTGCTGATCGCGCAGTCCGCGACGGCCGCCTCGGTCGCGCTGCTCGGCTTCATGACCGACCCGGCCGCCATCGCCGCCGTCGCCTTCCTCGTGGGCATGGCCTCCAACGCCTCGCGCCCGGCCGTGCAGGCGATGATGGCCGACATCGTCCGTCCCGAGGACCGCCTCCGCGCCTTCTCCCTGAACTACTGGGCCATCAACCTCGGGTTCGCCGTCTCCTCCATGGCCGCCGGGTTCATCGCCGAGTTCAGCTATCTCGCCGGGTTCCTGATCGAGGCCGGGATGACGGCCGGCTGCGCGCTCGTCGTCTTCCTGAAGGTGCCCGAGTCCCGCCCCGCGCTCACGGCCAAGCAGGCGGAGGACGAGGTCAGCCTCAAGGCCGTGCTGCGCGACGGGCGCTACATGGCCGTCGTCGGCCTGTCCTTCCTGGTCGCCCTGATCTTCCAGCAGGGGTCCGTCGGACTGCCGGTGGCCATGGGGGAGGCCGGGTTCTCGCCCGCCGACTACGGCCTCGCCATCGCGGTCAACGGCATCCTGATCGTCGCCCTGCAGATCCCGGTCACCCGGTTCATCGAGCACCGCGACCCGCGCACCCTGCTGATCGTCTCCTCGGTGCTCGCCGGCTACGGCTTCGGTCTCACGGCCTTCGCGGGCTCGGTCGGCGTCTTCATGGTCACCGTGTGCGTCTGGACCCTCGCCGAGATCGTCAACGCGCCCACCCAGACCGGCCTCGTCGTCCGCCTGTCCCCGGTGCACGGCCGCGGCCGCTACCAGGGCGTCTACACCCTGTCCTGGTCGGTCGCCGCCCTGGTCGCCCCGCTGATGTCCGGCGCGGTCATCGACCGGTGGGGTGCGCAGTGGCTGTGGGGGATGTGCGCGGTGGTGGGGACGGTCGCCGGGCTGGGGTACGGGGTGCTCATGCGGAGGCTGCCGACCGAGCGGCCGGCGGCCGAGCGGAGCGGCGCGCGTGCCGCCGGATCGGCGTCGACCATTTAA